The Pseudomonadota bacterium genomic sequence TCGAGCAGCGTGAACACCTCGCCCGGAAGCTCGCGCCGCAGCACCGGCACGGCGGCCGAGGTGCCGGCCGGGATCGTCACCTGGTTCAAGGCGCGGTACGTCGCGATCTCGCCCTCGACCCGGGCCTCGGCCTCGACCGCGGCCGCGGGCTCTCCGACCTCGATGAGCGAGCTCTCCGACTCGGCCGGTGCGCTGGCCCCGACGCCGATCCTGCCCGCGGCGCTGCCGTAGCCCACGCCCGAACCCGTTCCCCCGCCTCCGTAGCCGATCCCGGACATCCCGATTCCGCCCGCGCCCTCGAGCTGGTACGCGGAGAAGCCGTAGAGGAGCGCGTCCGCGGTCCGGACGCCGATCTGCGGCGTCATCTCGCCCACCTCGTCGGTGTGCAGCTCCCGGGAGGCGTAGCGCGGCGACGCGATCGACGCGACGTACGATCGCGGCAGGCCGGAAACGAGCGTCAGCTCGACGTCGCGCCAGTCCTCCGAGGTGTCGTTGTGGACAATCGCCCATGACTCCACGGAGAGCTTCCCCTTGCGGACCACGACCCGGTAGGACATCCGCCACAGGGGCGCCTCCTGGATGTAGCTCACGGCGAGCCTGCCGCGGGAGGCCGGGGCGACCTCGAGGACGACCGGCGAGGGGCTCGTGCCCGACGCGCGGCCGAGACGGGAGGCGAGATCGCCGAGCGCCGAGGCCTCGAGCGCGCTCGAGGGGCGCATCGACGCGATCTCCTCGAGCGGCACGAAAGCGATCGCGCCGTCGTCGGTCACGATTGCGACGTCGTCCCGCGGCACGGGCTGCGCGGCGCCGTCCGCCCCGGCGACCGCCGCGCGGGGTGCCCCCGCGGCCACCGCGAGCACCGCGCCCGAGAGGCGCCCGCCGTCGCGCCTCGCGATCTCGACGCGGGTCCCTGCGAGCTTGGCGGTCAGATCCGCGATCTCGGCCGGGAGCGCCACGCCGTCGCCGCCCTCGGAGAGCGCCATCCCGAGGCCGCTCGCGGCCGCGGCCTGCGCGAGGTTCAGGACGCGCGGGTAGCTCGCGCTGCGCACCTGCACCGTGCCGTCCGTGGCCACGACGAGCGAGGCGAGGAGGTCGTCGAGGTTGCTCAAGCTCACGCCGAGCTCGAGCCGCGCGGCGCCGTCGATCTGGGCCTGGCGCTCGATCTGCGCGAGGCCACAGTCGTAGATCGTGACGCGGGACGTCTCGAGCGTCTTCGCCTTCGGTGCGCCGCCGGCCGGGCCGGCGAAGGCGATCGAATAGGCGAGGACGATGAGTGAAGTCGTGCCGATCTTCGTCGCGCGCATGCTGCCCTCCTGTTCGCCGCCCTCCGGAGAGAGGACACCGCGACGCGGGGAATGTTCCTCGACCGCGCGGCGGGCTGTATACTCCGCCCATGCCGAGAGCGCCGAAGCCGTCCCTCACGCTCGCCATCCTCGCGTTCAACGAGGAAGGCAACCTCGGCGCCGCGATCCGCGAGGCGGTCGAGTTCCTCTCGAGGGCGCTCGACGATTGGGAGATCGTCGTCGTCGACGACGGCAGCACGGACGGGACCGCCGCCGTCGCACGGGCCGCGGCCGAGGCGGATCCGCGGATCCGCGTCCTGACCCACCGCCGCAACCGCGGCATGGGCGCCGGCATCTCGTCGGCGATCCGCGCGGCGACGAAGGCGCACTTCGTGTTCAACGCCGCGGACGGCCAGATCGCCATGGCGGAGATAGGGAGGCTGCTCCCGCTGCTCGATCGCGCGGAGATCGTGCTGTCGATCTACGAGAACGGCCGCGAGTCCGCCCTGCGCGCGACCTTGAGCCGCGCGTTCCGCGTCTACCTTCGCGCCGCCGCAGGCATCCGGTTCGAGCTCGAGGGGCTGTACCTCTTCCCGACCGGTGCGGCCAAGGAGATCGCACCGCGGATCGACGCCGAGACGTTCTTCTTCAGCTTCGCGCTCGTCGCGCTCGGCCTGGAGCGGGGCCTGCGCGCGGCGACGACCGGCGTGCGCTGCGCGCCGCGGAGATCCGGCGCCTCGAAGATCCTGCACCCGCTCAAGCTCGCAGCCGTCGCCGCGGAGGCGGCGCGGTTCGGCGCCGCGCGGCGCCACGGGAGCTAGCGATGTCCGAATTCGGCGATCCCAATCCCGCGCCCGAGATCACGGCTATCTCCGCCGGCCAGCGCGCCGAGTCGCCCACCGTGGCGATGGACGATCCGACGCTCGCCGCCCGCGCCAATCGCCCGCCCGTCCCAGCGGCGATCTCGGTCACGCCGGAGTGCGCGGGGAGGTACCGACTGAGCGACGACGACCGCGAGAAGTCGGAGATCGGGCGCGGCGGCTTCGGGTGCGTGCTGTCGGTCGTCGATCAGCACCTCGGCCGGACGATCGCGGTCAAGGAGCTGCACCCGGACGCCCTGTTCGACGAGTCCGATGCGAGGTCCTCCGGCTACGCGTCGGCCAAGGTGTCGCGCTTCCTGCGCGAGGCCCGTGTCACTGCGCAGCTCATCCACCCGAACATCGTCCCGGTGTACGAGCTCGGCGAGCGCGACGACGGCACGCTCTACTACACGATGCGGCTCGTCCGGGGCTCGACGCTCAAGGAAGCGCTCCGCGGCGCGCCCACGCTCGGCCTTCGCCTGCGGCTCCTGCCGCACTTCGTCGACGTGTGCCAGGCGATCGCGTTCGCCCACAGCCACGGCGTCATCCACCGCGACCTGAAGCCGGACAACGTCATGCTCGGCGAGTTCGGCGAGACGCTCGTCCTCGACTGGGGGCTCGCGAAGACGATCGCCGAGGGCGCCGGCCCGCTCGAGCCCCGCGCGTCGACGCCGCCGTTCCCGACGGGCGCGAGCTCGGCGGAGCTGACCGGCCCGTCTGACCTCACGGTCGACGGGAGCTTCATGGGCACCCCGGCGTACGTGAGCCCGGAGCAGGCCATGGGCGAGGTGACCGCGATCGACGCGAAGTCGGACGTCTGGTCGCTCGGCGCGATGCTGTACGAGATTTTGACCGGGCGGCCGCCGTTCGTCGGGCGCTCGGCGCGCGAGGTGCTGATCCGGGTGCTCACCGAGGAGATCCGCTCGGCAAAGGAGCTCGATCCGGCGGTGCCGAGCGAGCTCGCCTCCGTGTGCGCCAAGGCGCTGACGCGCGACAAGTCGCAGCGGTACGCGTGTGCGAAGGATCTCGCCTTTGAGGTCGAGGCGTTCCGCTCGGGCCGCCGCGTGCACGCCCACGAGTACAGCGCATGGGAGCACCTCAAGCGGTTCGCCCAGGCCAAGAAGGGGCTGATCGCGGCCGTCGGCGCCGTGTTCGCCGTGACGATC encodes the following:
- a CDS encoding DUF4139 domain-containing protein, with product MRATKIGTTSLIVLAYSIAFAGPAGGAPKAKTLETSRVTIYDCGLAQIERQAQIDGAARLELGVSLSNLDDLLASLVVATDGTVQVRSASYPRVLNLAQAAAASGLGMALSEGGDGVALPAEIADLTAKLAGTRVEIARRDGGRLSGAVLAVAAGAPRAAVAGADGAAQPVPRDDVAIVTDDGAIAFVPLEEIASMRPSSALEASALGDLASRLGRASGTSPSPVVLEVAPASRGRLAVSYIQEAPLWRMSYRVVVRKGKLSVESWAIVHNDTSEDWRDVELTLVSGLPRSYVASIASPRYASRELHTDEVGEMTPQIGVRTADALLYGFSAYQLEGAGGIGMSGIGYGGGGTGSGVGYGSAAGRIGVGASAPAESESSLIEVGEPAAAVEAEARVEGEIATYRALNQVTIPAGTSAAVPVLRRELPGEVFTLLEDGRAPATCSRVENGTGLVLQAGMASFYVDGRFRGEAALERTQPEEIGVWCFGEDPDISFSVSSQEEMAPELLEWRGGQLYAHGKKRTELEFSVDNAAGQARLVALDVRHLRNGRITTPGRIVEGDATGRSFFLVEAPARTEELHAVSIEEGVRQPVPLEIARLAELEGAEAIPDAQRRAVADARAFLVKERQLEVEAARLEVEAQAADKRAAELKATLESVPPIKGKLREVDRILAEIGAVQKKATELRAQASAAVKRAVKARESAENRLAAIPTVKK
- a CDS encoding glycosyltransferase family 2 protein, producing MPRAPKPSLTLAILAFNEEGNLGAAIREAVEFLSRALDDWEIVVVDDGSTDGTAAVARAAAEADPRIRVLTHRRNRGMGAGISSAIRAATKAHFVFNAADGQIAMAEIGRLLPLLDRAEIVLSIYENGRESALRATLSRAFRVYLRAAAGIRFELEGLYLFPTGAAKEIAPRIDAETFFFSFALVALGLERGLRAATTGVRCAPRRSGASKILHPLKLAAVAAEAARFGAARRHGS